CCGATCCCCAGCTCGGCGCGGAGCGAGTAGGACAGGTCGGGTTCGCCGGTGACCGACTGCGGGATCAGGCGCATCCGGTCGGCGGCCTCCGGCCAGAGCCGCCGGCCCTGGTCCAGGAAGTCCGGGGTGAAGGCGACCAGTCCGGCGGCCCGCCGTACCGCACGGGTCATCACCGCCAGCGCCTCCGGGTCGTACGCGAACTCGTTGAGGTCGGTGCCGCCGAACATGATCACCGAGGGCACCCGGACGTCCTGGAAGAGCCGTCCGGACAGGTAGGCGTGCGAGCCGACGAGCAGTTCGGCGCCGTACCGGTCGGCCGTCGTCGCCAGCTCGGCGGCGTCGTGCGGCGCGGGTACGACGGTGACCGCGTGCCCCGCGGCGCGGAGCTGGCCGGCGACGCGGCTCATGGTGGTGTGGCCGCCGCTGCCGGGCGGACTGTGCACGACCGCGACGATTCTCACGACGGTCACCCTTCTCGGGACAGGACGACGTGCGAGCAGAAGCGTAAAAATGTTGCGCCGATGTCACGTCTCTTGACGTGCGCTCTCGTCTCGGCACTTCCGGAGATGCGGCCCGGTCACCCGCACTGCGAAGGTGGCCAGAGCCCATGTCCGCGGCTTCCCCGAGACGAGAGGACCGCCATGCGCAACCCCTTCGACGATCCGGATGCCGCCTTCCTGGTCCTGGTGAACGCGCAGGACCAGCACTCGTTGTGGCCGGCGTTCGCCGAGGCGCCCGCCGGCTGGGCGGTCGCGCACGGACCGGCCGGTCGCGAGTCCTGCACGGAGTACGTCGACAGCCACTGGACCGACCTGCGGCCGGCCGCCCTGCGCGGCCCGGAGAAGGTGAGCCCGCGATGACCGCCGCACCGCAGGCGCCGGCCGACGTGCCGGTCCGCGCCCCGCTCTCCCTCCCGCAGGCCTTCCTGGTCGCCTTCGACTCCGGAGACGAGGGCGGCCCCTTCGGCAACCGCTACTTCAACACCCAGGTGCTGCGCCTGACCGGCGCGCTGGACGTCGAGGCGTTGCAGCAGGCCCTGGACGACCTGGTCCAGCGGCACGAGGCGCTGCGTACCGTGGTGGTCCGCGGCGGCGCCGAGCCCTACCAGGAGGTCCGCCCGGCCCCGCCGGTACGGCTGGTCACCTCGACCCTCGGGGACGTCCCGGCCGACGACCGGCACCGGCGGGCCGAGGAGTTCGCCGTCGAGGTGGAGGCCGGCACCCTCGAGGTGGACGACCTGCCGCTGCTCCGGGCCCACCTGGGCCGCTTCGACGAGACCGACGCGGTGCTCGTGCTGATCGCCCACCACGTGGCGACCGACGGCTGGTCGCTGCGGGTCCTGGCACGCGACCTGAGCCTGCTCTACGCCCGGCGGACCGGGGAGGCGGTCGAGCTGCCGGGCGCGCCGAGCTACCGGGACTTCACCGTTCATCAGCTCGGTCAGACGGCCGGGGAGCGGGTGGAGCGCAGCCGGGCGTACTGGGCGCGGAAGCTCGACGGGGCGCGGATGCTCGCCGTGCCGATGGACCGGCCGCGTTCCGCCGGCGGCGCCAAGGTGACCTCCACCTACCGGTACGTGCTGGACCCCGACCTCGCCCGCGCGGTCGGCCGGTTCGCGGCGAAGGAACGCAGCTCGACCTTCATCGTGCTGATGGCCGCCTAC
This genomic interval from Micromonospora sp. CCTCC AA 2012012 contains the following:
- a CDS encoding MbtH family protein; this encodes MRNPFDDPDAAFLVLVNAQDQHSLWPAFAEAPAGWAVAHGPAGRESCTEYVDSHWTDLRPAALRGPEKVSPR
- a CDS encoding condensation domain-containing protein, which encodes MTAAPQAPADVPVRAPLSLPQAFLVAFDSGDEGGPFGNRYFNTQVLRLTGALDVEALQQALDDLVQRHEALRTVVVRGGAEPYQEVRPAPPVRLVTSTLGDVPADDRHRRAEEFAVEVEAGTLEVDDLPLLRAHLGRFDETDAVLVLIAHHVATDGWSLRVLARDLSLLYARRTGEAVELPGAPSYRDFTVHQLGQTAGERVERSRAYWARKLDGARMLAVPMDRPRSAGGAKVTSTYRYVLDPDLARAVGRFAAKERSSTFIVLMAAYAALLRQRTGNPDVVTPTITAGRNEPEFENTVGAFFNFIPLRIDLSDCLTWRDVVARTRATCLEAQNHEIPFAEIVPLAPELMSTFAADDLAVGAMQVFQNPFQRTGRFGSAVSYTEMRERQVFQEVSSHIPDGVLWTLEVAPAGMVGQLKFNRSQFDTDTIAGLVEELQATLRAIVTTPDAPLPGV